In one Cloacibacillus porcorum genomic region, the following are encoded:
- a CDS encoding M48 family metallopeptidase: MKIVKTVLVAIALAIIAAPLPSEALISHAEAKRIWNKVAEPTALTALPFYIKDEKTPNAWVTNGESVTVTTGLLNILDTEAELYAVFAHEAGHVKLNHLHKSASRSAGLSIAAAVLGQLLGGNIAGTAVNVGANLVNSGWSREQEIEADDYSVELAVKMGEDPVGMYSAISKLAKINNTQPSGFNSHPPDDRRLTHIKNKILELKPHAKFPEN; this comes from the coding sequence ATGAAGATAGTGAAAACCGTCCTCGTGGCGATAGCATTGGCGATTATCGCCGCCCCGCTCCCCTCGGAGGCGCTGATTTCGCATGCGGAGGCTAAGAGGATATGGAATAAGGTGGCGGAGCCGACGGCGCTGACCGCGCTGCCGTTTTATATAAAAGACGAAAAGACGCCGAACGCCTGGGTGACAAACGGAGAATCCGTAACGGTGACCACCGGCCTGCTGAATATACTCGACACCGAGGCCGAGCTTTACGCCGTATTCGCCCATGAGGCGGGACACGTCAAACTCAACCATCTCCACAAAAGCGCCTCACGCAGCGCCGGACTCTCAATCGCCGCGGCGGTCCTCGGACAGCTGCTGGGCGGTAATATTGCCGGCACCGCCGTCAATGTCGGCGCCAATCTTGTAAATTCGGGCTGGAGCCGCGAACAGGAGATCGAGGCGGACGACTACTCCGTGGAGCTCGCCGTCAAAATGGGAGAGGACCCCGTCGGCATGTACAGCGCGATCAGTAAGCTCGCGAAGATAAACAATACTCAGCCAAGCGGCTTCAATTCACACCCGCCGGACGACCGCCGGCTCACCCACATCAAAAACAAAATCCTCGAACTAAAGCCCCACGCCAAGTTCCCGGAAAATTAG
- a CDS encoding Y-family DNA polymerase, protein MCVLASRSVGLCDCNNFFVSCERREDPALVSRPVVVLSGNDGCVVARSNEVKAMGVPMGEPYFKVRGLLERAGVVVLSGRLSLYNKISSEVMSRIARFSDVTEVYSIDEAFINLAISSVKDPVAYCRELRADVWRHCSIPVSVGISSTKTLAKLASHCAKHKDEGVFWLKRELYSDPGWMAQFEVGDIWGVGRRMAKRLNLYHRILNAADFAAADDLLLKRAFSVNALYTAWELRGYPVHPLSGGRRAPKSIQVSRSFGEAVFSYDELLEAVSYFTLCAARQLREARQRASRMGIYITTSRFREENFYARDDERSFPSPRSLDCDFLSAAREMLAGIYQEGCAYKKAGVILYDFTDVSCGVQRQLFDEDGRSEAREGRFMQAASVTDSLNREFGRLVIGSADNFGAPKRPSKWYPQRGHGAAGDYRERPALPIGPARKVSF, encoded by the coding sequence GTGTGTGTACTTGCTTCGCGCTCTGTCGGGCTCTGTGACTGTAATAATTTTTTTGTCTCTTGCGAGCGGCGGGAAGATCCGGCGCTCGTATCGCGCCCTGTTGTCGTCCTTAGCGGCAATGACGGATGCGTTGTGGCTCGTTCCAATGAGGTAAAGGCTATGGGGGTGCCGATGGGCGAGCCGTATTTCAAGGTCAGAGGATTGCTGGAACGCGCCGGTGTCGTGGTGCTGAGCGGCCGCCTTTCCCTTTATAATAAAATTTCCTCCGAGGTGATGTCGCGTATCGCAAGATTCAGCGATGTGACGGAAGTCTACTCGATAGACGAGGCGTTTATAAATCTTGCGATATCTTCCGTTAAGGATCCCGTCGCCTATTGCCGGGAGCTGCGGGCGGATGTATGGAGGCATTGTTCCATACCGGTCTCGGTTGGTATCTCTTCTACCAAGACGCTGGCAAAGCTGGCCTCTCACTGCGCCAAGCATAAGGATGAAGGGGTTTTCTGGCTTAAACGGGAGCTCTATTCCGACCCCGGATGGATGGCACAGTTTGAGGTCGGCGATATCTGGGGTGTCGGCAGGCGTATGGCTAAGCGTCTTAATCTTTATCACCGTATTTTGAATGCCGCCGACTTTGCCGCGGCGGACGACCTGCTTCTTAAAAGGGCTTTTTCTGTGAATGCCCTCTATACGGCCTGGGAGCTGCGCGGCTATCCGGTGCATCCCCTTTCGGGAGGACGGCGCGCACCAAAGTCTATCCAAGTCTCCCGTTCCTTTGGCGAGGCGGTCTTTTCTTATGACGAGCTGCTGGAAGCGGTCTCTTATTTCACTCTTTGCGCCGCGCGGCAGCTGCGCGAGGCGAGGCAGCGCGCGTCGCGTATGGGGATATATATAACGACGAGCCGCTTCCGCGAGGAAAATTTTTATGCGCGCGATGACGAACGTTCTTTCCCCTCTCCGCGTTCGCTGGACTGCGATTTTTTGTCGGCGGCGCGTGAAATGCTCGCGGGTATATATCAGGAGGGCTGTGCCTATAAGAAGGCGGGAGTGATTCTCTATGACTTCACCGACGTAAGCTGCGGAGTCCAGAGGCAGTTGTTTGACGAGGATGGACGCTCGGAGGCGCGGGAGGGGAGGTTCATGCAGGCAGCTTCCGTGACAGACTCGTTGAACCGCGAGTTCGGACGCCTTGTAATCGGCTCAGCCGATAATTTCGGCGCTCCTAAGAGGCCGTCCAAATGGTATCCGCAGCGAGGGCACGGCGCCGCCGGTGATTATCGGGAGCGTCCAGCGCTGCCGATAGGCCCGGCACGTAAGGTCAGTTTTTGA
- a CDS encoding nitroreductase family protein — MIDKKAAADHKITELIAERWSPRAFSDKNLEPEKILSLFEAARWAPSAFNEQPWRFITASKSDPQEFEKMLSCLAKSNQVWAKRAQMLIILVVKNKFDYNGKPNRWAMHDCGLALENLLLEAAAQGLQGHPMAGFSTDAVRETYGVPEDYEPLVAVAVGYVGEPELLEGELRDRELDKRERLPLDGFVFEGKWRQPIKK; from the coding sequence ATGATCGACAAAAAAGCGGCAGCAGACCATAAAATAACCGAACTCATCGCCGAGCGCTGGAGCCCGCGCGCCTTCTCGGACAAAAACCTCGAACCGGAAAAGATACTATCCCTCTTCGAAGCGGCGCGCTGGGCCCCCTCCGCCTTCAACGAACAGCCTTGGCGCTTCATCACAGCCTCCAAGAGCGACCCGCAGGAATTTGAGAAGATGCTCTCCTGCCTCGCAAAATCCAATCAGGTATGGGCAAAGAGGGCGCAGATGCTTATCATCCTCGTAGTAAAAAATAAATTCGACTACAACGGTAAGCCTAACCGCTGGGCCATGCATGACTGCGGGCTCGCGCTGGAAAACCTTCTGCTTGAAGCCGCCGCGCAGGGCCTGCAGGGACACCCGATGGCGGGATTCTCCACGGACGCCGTACGCGAAACTTACGGCGTGCCCGAAGACTACGAACCGCTGGTCGCCGTCGCCGTAGGTTACGTGGGAGAACCGGAGCTGCTTGAGGGCGAGCTCAGAGACCGCGAGCTTGACAAGCGCGAACGCCTGCCGCTGGACGGCTTCGTCTTCGAAGGTAAATGGCGGCAGCCAATCAAAAAATAA
- the cobO gene encoding cob(I)yrinic acid a,c-diamide adenosyltransferase, with product MFGSKGLIEIYTGDGKGKTTAALGLAVRACGHGAHVAIVQFMKGWARYGELTAVKHLPGVTLVHTGREKCIFRGDETDEDFKEAARGLKEAEKFIDSGEYDLVILDEINVAIDFGLVDADDVAELLRGKPEKTEIVLTGRNAPKSLLDMADLVSEMKEIKHPYRQGITARKGVEY from the coding sequence ATGTTTGGTTCAAAGGGACTCATCGAGATATACACCGGAGACGGCAAGGGCAAGACGACCGCCGCCCTTGGTCTGGCTGTACGGGCCTGCGGTCACGGAGCGCACGTCGCGATCGTGCAGTTTATGAAGGGCTGGGCGCGGTATGGCGAGCTCACCGCCGTCAAACACCTGCCTGGGGTGACGCTGGTCCACACCGGACGCGAAAAATGTATCTTCCGCGGAGACGAAACGGACGAAGACTTCAAAGAGGCGGCGCGCGGACTCAAAGAGGCGGAAAAATTCATCGACTCAGGCGAATATGACCTCGTGATACTGGATGAGATCAACGTGGCGATAGACTTCGGACTTGTTGACGCCGACGACGTGGCGGAGCTGCTTCGCGGCAAACCAGAAAAGACCGAAATTGTGCTCACGGGGAGAAACGCGCCGAAATCACTGCTTGACATGGCCGACCTCGTCAGCGAAATGAAAGAGATCAAACATCCCTACCGCCAGGGAATCACCGCGCGCAAGGGCGTTGAATATTAA
- a CDS encoding NAD(P)H-dependent flavin oxidoreductase, protein MTDKKIELPLLTIGKHQPKYPIIQGGMGIMVSGPRLAGAVAAAGGVGTIASVGISASSPDFNLSAGAKVIDENNHKVLARYIKEAKEASNGGVIAVNCMCALSDYEQLVRTSCEAGADIIISGAGLPLKLPQLAEGHPDTALVPIVSSVKAANLILNRWLKHYNRLPDAFVVETPNTAGGHLGARDEEQALDGNLSLKEVVPALVKYLKELGHNIPVISAGGIWDGKDMREAFEMGARGVQMGTRFAATEEGDASDRFKQAYIEAEEKDVVLIKSPCGLPGRAIMSPLIERYFAGALEKVSCRAACLSHCICRLQHESFCIADALVCAYKGDWENGLFFCGSNVSQVKSIVKVKELIKELLKDFKLPELETAH, encoded by the coding sequence ATGACCGACAAAAAAATAGAATTACCTTTATTAACAATAGGTAAACACCAGCCCAAATATCCCATCATACAGGGAGGAATGGGTATCATGGTCTCCGGCCCCAGGCTGGCTGGCGCTGTGGCCGCCGCCGGCGGCGTAGGAACCATCGCCTCGGTGGGGATATCGGCCTCATCCCCCGATTTCAATCTAAGCGCCGGCGCAAAAGTAATCGATGAAAACAACCATAAAGTACTGGCACGTTACATAAAAGAGGCTAAAGAGGCTTCAAACGGCGGCGTCATCGCGGTAAACTGCATGTGCGCCCTCAGCGACTACGAACAGCTTGTGCGTACCTCCTGCGAGGCGGGGGCGGACATCATCATCTCCGGCGCCGGACTGCCGCTCAAACTGCCGCAGCTGGCGGAGGGACACCCTGATACGGCACTCGTACCAATCGTGAGCAGCGTCAAAGCCGCAAACCTCATCCTCAACCGCTGGCTCAAGCATTACAACAGACTTCCTGACGCCTTCGTCGTCGAGACCCCCAACACCGCGGGCGGACATCTCGGCGCGCGTGACGAGGAACAGGCGCTTGACGGCAACCTCTCTCTGAAAGAGGTCGTCCCCGCTCTGGTAAAATATCTGAAAGAACTAGGCCACAACATCCCGGTGATCTCCGCCGGCGGCATCTGGGACGGGAAGGACATGCGCGAAGCATTCGAGATGGGCGCACGCGGCGTACAGATGGGCACGCGCTTCGCCGCCACCGAGGAGGGAGACGCCTCCGACCGTTTCAAACAGGCCTATATAGAGGCGGAAGAAAAAGACGTCGTCCTCATTAAAAGCCCCTGCGGCCTTCCGGGACGCGCGATAATGAGCCCGCTCATCGAACGCTACTTCGCCGGCGCCCTTGAAAAGGTAAGCTGCCGCGCAGCCTGCCTCTCACACTGTATCTGCCGCCTCCAGCATGAGTCCTTCTGCATCGCGGACGCCCTCGTGTGCGCCTATAAGGGAGACTGGGAAAACGGCCTCTTCTTCTGCGGCAGCAACGTTTCACAGGTCAAATCGATCGTTAAGGTAAAAGAGCTGATCAAAGAGCTCCTCAAAGATTTCAAATTGCCGGAGCTCGAAACGGCACATTAA
- a CDS encoding rubrerythrin family protein, which produces MSTTQENFATAFAGESQANRKYLMFAEQAEKDGFAGVAKLFRATAAAETIHAFAEFRAKGGVGTTADNLQAGIDGETYEFSEMYPPMIEQAKAEGNTEAARIFHYANEAEKVHAKLYKEALSDMSNTDADYYLCPICGFIHKGETSSPCPICGAKPSIFKKF; this is translated from the coding sequence ATGTCAACGACACAGGAAAATTTCGCAACCGCATTTGCTGGAGAATCACAGGCCAACCGTAAGTACCTTATGTTCGCCGAACAGGCGGAGAAAGACGGATTCGCCGGCGTAGCCAAGCTTTTCCGCGCCACCGCGGCGGCGGAGACCATTCACGCCTTCGCTGAGTTCAGAGCCAAGGGCGGAGTCGGCACCACCGCTGATAACCTCCAGGCCGGTATCGACGGAGAGACCTACGAATTCTCAGAGATGTACCCCCCGATGATCGAACAGGCAAAGGCTGAAGGCAACACAGAGGCCGCCCGTATCTTCCACTATGCCAACGAGGCCGAGAAGGTGCACGCGAAGCTTTACAAAGAGGCGCTCTCGGATATGAGCAACACCGACGCCGACTACTACCTCTGCCCCATCTGCGGATTCATCCACAAGGGCGAGACCAGCAGCCCCTGCCCCATCTGCGGCGCGAAACCCTCGATTTTCAAGAAGTTCTAG
- a CDS encoding pyrimidine/purine nucleoside phosphorylase codes for MIEKLENVTAIAKANVYFDGKVVSHTVYMENGDRKTLGLFLPGEYEFGTGDAEIMDLTDGVCQVLLPGSSEWQELKAGETFNIPANSKFGFRCYVPVQYVCSYVKA; via the coding sequence ATGATCGAAAAGTTGGAAAATGTAACAGCGATAGCTAAGGCGAATGTATATTTTGACGGAAAAGTAGTCAGCCACACTGTTTATATGGAAAACGGCGACCGCAAAACGCTCGGCCTCTTCCTCCCAGGCGAGTATGAATTCGGAACGGGCGACGCGGAGATCATGGATCTTACCGACGGCGTCTGCCAGGTGCTGCTTCCCGGTTCCTCCGAGTGGCAGGAGCTCAAGGCTGGTGAGACCTTCAATATACCGGCGAACAGCAAGTTCGGTTTCCGCTGCTACGTGCCCGTGCAGTATGTCTGCTCCTACGTAAAGGCCTGA
- a CDS encoding carbon starvation CstA family protein, which produces MLTFFIALLTLVVGFLTYSVVVERLLPPDDRETPAIAHPDGVDYLPLPIWKSFLIQLLNIAGLGPIFGALSGALWGPVVYFWIVFGTIFAGGVHDYFSGMLSERHNGASISEIVGIYLGPQMKTVMRIFAVVLLVLVGTTFSTGPAGLLALLTPKSLNVTFWLAIILVYYFLATLLPIDKIIGRFYPFFGAALIVMCVGVGGGLVVQGYELPEMWNSFANLHPRALPIWPLMFITVACGAISGFHATQSPMMARCITSEYQGRKVFYGAMVAEGVIALIWAAAGVSVYNGTQGLWDATTSLAGQSALVYDICIRVLGPVGGVLAMIGVIVCPITSGDTAFRSARLTLADWFGIDQKPRTKRLLLSVPLLLCGALLSNMNFQVIWRYFSWSNQTLAMIALWAAAVFLCKVHHNFWPLAIPATFMSAVSSTYILVAPEGFGPMISKMVSGEPLTGAAAIDAAAKVGYPVGIAFAALCFAIFWFKCVRTNAAE; this is translated from the coding sequence ATGCTGACGTTTTTTATTGCGCTTTTAACGTTGGTTGTAGGGTTTTTGACATATTCGGTCGTTGTGGAAAGGCTTCTGCCTCCTGACGACAGAGAGACGCCCGCCATCGCCCATCCGGACGGCGTCGACTATCTGCCGCTCCCCATATGGAAGTCCTTCCTCATCCAGCTGCTGAACATCGCGGGATTGGGACCTATCTTCGGCGCCCTCTCCGGCGCTCTCTGGGGACCGGTCGTCTATTTCTGGATTGTCTTCGGTACGATTTTCGCCGGCGGCGTGCACGACTATTTCTCAGGTATGCTCTCGGAGCGCCATAACGGCGCGAGCATCTCCGAAATAGTCGGCATCTACCTCGGCCCGCAGATGAAGACGGTCATGCGTATCTTTGCGGTGGTGCTGCTCGTGCTCGTCGGAACCACCTTCTCGACGGGCCCCGCCGGACTTCTGGCGCTCCTTACGCCAAAATCGCTCAACGTCACCTTCTGGCTGGCAATAATTCTTGTCTACTACTTCCTCGCTACGCTCCTGCCGATAGACAAGATAATAGGGCGCTTCTATCCCTTCTTTGGCGCGGCGCTGATCGTCATGTGCGTGGGCGTCGGCGGCGGCCTCGTGGTACAGGGGTATGAGCTGCCGGAGATGTGGAACAGCTTTGCCAACCTCCATCCGCGCGCGCTTCCGATATGGCCGCTGATGTTTATCACCGTCGCCTGCGGAGCGATTTCGGGCTTCCACGCGACGCAGTCGCCGATGATGGCGCGCTGCATAACGAGTGAATATCAGGGACGCAAGGTATTCTACGGAGCGATGGTCGCCGAAGGCGTCATCGCGCTGATATGGGCCGCGGCCGGCGTCAGCGTTTACAACGGCACACAGGGACTTTGGGACGCGACGACCAGCCTCGCCGGGCAGTCGGCGCTCGTCTATGACATCTGCATCAGGGTGCTCGGCCCCGTGGGCGGCGTGCTCGCGATGATCGGCGTCATCGTCTGCCCGATAACATCCGGCGACACCGCCTTCCGCTCCGCGCGTCTCACCCTTGCCGACTGGTTCGGCATCGACCAGAAGCCGCGCACGAAGCGTCTGCTGCTCTCCGTCCCGCTTCTTCTCTGCGGCGCGCTGCTTTCAAACATGAACTTCCAGGTCATCTGGCGCTACTTCTCATGGTCGAACCAGACCCTCGCGATGATCGCCCTCTGGGCGGCCGCGGTGTTCCTCTGCAAGGTACACCACAACTTCTGGCCGCTCGCGATACCGGCGACCTTCATGTCGGCGGTTTCAAGCACATATATCCTTGTCGCCCCCGAAGGTTTCGGCCCGATGATCTCAAAAATGGTCTCCGGCGAGCCCCTCACAGGAGCGGCGGCGATCGACGCGGCCGCCAAGGTCGGTTATCCAGTCGGTATCGCCTTTGCCGCGCTCTGCTTCGCAATCTTCTGGTTCAAGTGCGTCCGCACCAACGCCGCTGAATAA
- the nudC gene encoding NAD(+) diphosphatase yields the protein MSFYYIFQNGKIILKEDGAIPEAAEIDGLRQHFVNAGCVDKEDKDGDRWAELEVTAKLPDGFDACERRGCWTAVGEEQFFRIGKAFHYMDWQRLHKYCGKCGAQNVFDPGEGAMKCLACGELFYPVISPAIIVCVEKEGKILLGHGVNFPAGRYSVLAGFVEPGESLEECVAREVYEESRIRVKNIKYFTSQPWPFPRSLMLGFIAEWESGDICPDTTEVTDVRWFAPHEIPEYYRGVSISAKLIEDFIKRHTKY from the coding sequence ATGTCCTTTTACTATATATTTCAAAACGGCAAAATAATCCTCAAAGAAGACGGCGCCATACCGGAAGCGGCGGAGATCGACGGACTCAGGCAACACTTTGTCAACGCAGGCTGCGTCGACAAAGAGGATAAAGATGGAGACCGCTGGGCCGAGCTTGAAGTGACTGCAAAGCTGCCCGACGGGTTTGACGCCTGCGAACGGCGCGGCTGCTGGACGGCGGTCGGCGAGGAGCAATTCTTCCGTATCGGCAAAGCCTTTCACTACATGGACTGGCAGCGGCTCCACAAATACTGCGGCAAATGCGGCGCACAGAATGTCTTCGACCCCGGAGAGGGGGCGATGAAATGCCTCGCGTGCGGCGAACTCTTTTACCCCGTTATCTCGCCGGCGATCATCGTCTGCGTTGAAAAAGAGGGGAAGATATTACTCGGCCACGGCGTCAACTTTCCCGCAGGGCGCTACAGCGTGCTCGCGGGCTTCGTCGAACCGGGAGAGAGCCTTGAAGAATGTGTCGCGCGCGAAGTCTACGAGGAATCCAGAATCCGCGTCAAAAACATAAAATACTTCACCAGCCAGCCCTGGCCCTTCCCGCGTTCGCTGATGCTCGGCTTTATCGCCGAATGGGAATCGGGCGACATCTGTCCCGATACCACTGAAGTCACCGACGTCCGCTGGTTCGCCCCCCACGAAATACCGGAATACTACCGCGGCGTCAGCATCTCCGCAAAACTCATAGAAGATTTTATCAAGAGACATACAAAATACTGA